From the Microplitis mediator isolate UGA2020A chromosome 6, iyMicMedi2.1, whole genome shotgun sequence genome, one window contains:
- the LOC130670466 gene encoding uncharacterized protein LOC130670466: protein MNNINSCKRRFANSFRVQKHRVLKKLKRSEESDSENSTAYYISDDDISEVIISKAEGINNKRDNVREADEQTFIQKELSENIENAINEIEVVPELFNVECELVTSDDENYSTYQDSDNTVMNNSLNQAVTEDEATDLEKLSQWALESQINHEALTKLLKIVQQHWQPNAPKCAKTLLTTAQAKYHIIEMTDKDESKGEFVYIGLEHQLKRNVVVHTDTSKNIELLINIDGVKLFKSSLKCFWPILGMVYSNSIQSEPFVIAIYAGTSKPNSSNEYLNPFIREINGLLRNGVEIDGQNFKVCLKGFICDTPARAFIKGIVSHTSFNACERCMAIGRKKNKTTIYPSVDSELYSDRTFRNFMNIDHHVSVSPLIGIKPPIDMIHTFILDFMHLGFLGVMKKISEFLLGEIKNKGKLDNSSKNELSRRLIMLKQHIPEEFPRKCRPLGDFTRYKATEFKLIALYLGIILFKKILDKKKYHHFLLFCVGSRLLWSKVTAVSYNETANQYFNEFVTKLPNFYGEKAIVLNMHHLKHVAKDVKFTGYSLSEINAFPFENFLMKIKHWIRSPHLPLQQFCRRLHEQSSIQQQKKSSSASTVILKTKKNKTDILNCNTRIQYSQPKNQIMSCCYVINKLCK from the coding sequence atgaataatataaatagttGTAAACGTCGTTTTGCGAATAGTTTTCGTGTTCAAAAACATcgtgttttgaaaaaattgaaacgttCAGAAGAAAGTGATTCAGAAAACTCTACAGCGTATTATATAAGTGATGATGATATTAGTGAAGTAATAATATCTAAAGCTGAAGGGATTAATAACAAAAGAGACAATGTGCGTGAAGCAGATGAACAAACATTTATTCAAAAAGAACTTTCTGAAAACATCGAAAATGCAATCAATGAGATTGAAGTGGTACCTGAACTATTTAATGTAGAATGTGAACTAGTGACAAGCGATgatgaaaattatagtacCTATCAAGATTCTGATAATACAGTTATGAATAACAGTTTAAATCAAGCTGTGACAGAAGATGAAGCAACggatttagaaaaattatctcAATGGGCTTTAGAATCTCAAATAAACCATGAAGCTTTAACTAAACTATTGAAAATCGTTCAGCAACACTGGCAACCTAATGCACCTAAATGTGCAAAGACATTATTAACTACAGCCCAAGCTAAGTATCATATTATAGAAATGACAGATAAAGACGAATCTAAAGGAGAATTTGTCTACATAGGATTAGAACATCAATTAAAACGGAATGTAGTTGTTCATACTGatacttcaaaaaatattgaattacttattaatattgatggagttaaattgtttaaatcgaGCTTGAAATGTTTTTGGCCAATTTTGGGAATGGTATATTCAAATTCTATACAGAGTGAACCTTTTGTAATTGCTATATATGCTGGTACATCAAAACCAAATAGTTCAAATGAATATCTAAACCCATTTATACGTGAAATTAATGGTTTATTAAGAAATGGGGTTGAAATAGACGGACAAAACTTTAAAGTGTGTTTGAAAGGATTTATTTGTGATACCCCAGCTCGAGCTTTCATTAAAGGTATAGTAAGTCACACATCTTTCAATGCTTGCGAACGATGTATGGCAAtaggcagaaaaaaaaataaaacaacaatATATCCCAGCGTTGATAGCGAATTATATTCAGATAGGACTTTTAGAAACTTCATGAATATTGACCATCATGTATCTGTATCACCGTTAATTGGAATTAAGCCACCGATAGACATGATCCATACTTTTATCCTCGACTTCATGCATCTTGGATTTCTGGgcgtcatgaaaaaaatttccgaattCTTATTAGgtgaaatcaaaaataaagGTAAATTAGATAATTCATCTAAAAATGAACTTTCTCGTCGTCTCATCATGCTTAAACAACACATACCTGAAGAATTTCCAAGAAAATGTCGTCCTTTAGGGGATTTTACTCGCTACAAGGCAACCGAATTCAAATTAATCGCGCTTTATTtaggaattattttatttaaaaaaattttagataaaaaaaaatatcaccattttttactattttgtGTAGGATCTCGATTGTTGTGGTCTAAAGTAACGGCGGTGAGCTATAATGAAACAGCAAATCAGTATTTTAATGAGTTTGTTACGAAACTGCCAAACTTTTATGGAGAGAAAGCTATTGTTTTGAATATGCATCATTTAAAACATGTGGCAAAAGACGtcaaatttacaggttatagTTTAAGCGAAATAAATGCATTTCCATTCGAAAATTTCTTAATGAAAATCAAACATTGGATACGATCTCCGCACCTCCCTCTACAACAATTTTGCAGACGACTTCACGAGCAATCCTCCatacaacaacaaaaaaaatcttca